The Vibrio navarrensis genome has a segment encoding these proteins:
- a CDS encoding GFA family protein, translating into MVRSVLKIEEPLPNLYQCHCSKCRKLSGSSSDTANFLDRDQFKWLSGLDVIQSYRMESGYRSDFCQKCGSSVPYLMDNQKQYWVPAGLLDEAGDERVVAQLYVSNKAMWDEIGGQGTQFAAIPSMKELNQLLQIKRNS; encoded by the coding sequence GTGGTGCGGTCAGTTTTAAAAATAGAGGAGCCATTACCCAACTTGTATCAGTGTCACTGCTCTAAATGTCGCAAGCTGTCAGGCTCTTCATCTGATACTGCGAACTTTTTAGATAGAGATCAGTTTAAATGGCTTAGTGGTCTTGATGTGATCCAGTCATATCGAATGGAGTCTGGCTATCGTTCGGATTTTTGCCAAAAATGCGGCAGTAGCGTTCCGTATTTGATGGACAACCAAAAACAGTATTGGGTACCCGCTGGATTGCTTGATGAAGCTGGTGATGAGAGAGTCGTAGCCCAGTTGTATGTTTCCAACAAAGCAATGTGGGACGAGATCGGCGGACAAGGAACACAGTTTGCAGCAATACCGTCGATGAAGGAGTTAAATCAGTTATTGCAAATCAAGAGAAATTCATAG
- the acnA gene encoding aconitate hydratase AcnA: protein MIPTNENTWRQKYRKSLNIKGIEYIYWSLKKVAQDYQVILSKIPFTKRLLIENVMRQTSDLNESSRIIGALFFKNTTLNSEHNGNSSEFSFYPSRVLMQDYTGIPALVDLAVIRDAVVQAGGDPSHVTPQCPVDLVIDHSLIVDQSGSESSINTNREHEMTRNRERYTFLKWAQKNFRNLTVIPPGKGICHQVNLEYLSHVVRVDENGVLTPDTVIGTDSHTTMVNGLGVLGWGVGGIEAEAVMLGQPINIAVPRVVGVRLDGQLRPGVTATDLVLTITEKLRSHGVVGKFVEYYGCGLAHLSVADRATLANMAPEYGATCGFFPIDKNTIAYLTLTNRPSSLIERVRAYAQEQELWWDTNSFSPEYDEDVVVDLSAIVTSIAGPKRPQDRLNISAIKQATLDQCSIEGASNSDPSGSSRHLKHGDVVIAAITSCTNTSNPAVMLTAGLVAMAAVKKGLSVPSYVKTSLAPGSLAVARYLNDTGLQHYLDLLGFNRVGYGCTTCIGNSGPLKKNLETEILERSLNVSAVLSGNRNFEGRIHPSVNLNWLASPPLVVAFALAGTTCIDLENDPIAINDNNEPVYLRDLWPSQTMLNEMLNQVDKSHFRLSYDNISKGDENWEQLSMKDSPCYPWDEYSTYIQRPPFLEIPPPTFPVESARILAILGDSITTDHISPAGRISEHSPAGHYLLSKNIRPEEFNSYGARRGNHHVMVRGTFSNIRLENKIAFPTRGGVTRYYGDTKLDNCNMSTTENAPPVIPIFDASRRSIELHVPLVIFAGKDYGSGSSRDWAAKGCLLLNVKAVIAESFERIHRSNLVGMGVLPLQLTRQGEFDALVLEGNETVFIAPNESLKPLLELNIIVVTDRGSEHIIPVIARIDNPKELEYFNSGGILKYVLKQLEMNMPIA from the coding sequence ATGATACCTACCAACGAAAATACATGGCGCCAAAAATATCGAAAATCACTGAATATAAAAGGCATTGAATATATATACTGGTCATTAAAAAAAGTTGCTCAAGATTATCAGGTAATCCTGTCCAAAATTCCGTTTACTAAACGTCTTCTTATTGAAAATGTCATGCGTCAAACCTCTGATTTAAATGAATCATCTCGGATTATAGGAGCATTGTTCTTTAAAAATACGACGCTCAATTCAGAGCACAACGGTAACTCATCAGAGTTTAGTTTCTATCCTAGCAGAGTACTGATGCAGGATTATACCGGGATACCTGCTTTGGTCGATCTGGCCGTTATCAGAGATGCGGTTGTACAAGCTGGCGGGGATCCGAGCCATGTCACGCCCCAGTGTCCGGTAGATCTTGTCATAGACCACTCGTTGATTGTTGATCAGTCAGGTTCAGAGTCCTCAATAAATACGAATCGTGAACATGAAATGACACGAAATAGAGAGCGCTATACCTTCCTAAAATGGGCACAAAAAAATTTCCGTAACTTGACCGTGATACCGCCTGGTAAGGGCATATGCCATCAAGTGAATCTGGAATATCTATCACACGTTGTTCGTGTAGACGAAAATGGAGTGTTAACACCAGATACTGTTATAGGAACCGACAGCCACACGACTATGGTAAATGGGTTAGGCGTGCTTGGTTGGGGAGTCGGCGGCATTGAAGCTGAAGCCGTAATGTTAGGTCAGCCGATCAATATCGCTGTTCCACGTGTTGTCGGCGTGCGTCTTGACGGACAATTGCGTCCAGGGGTTACTGCAACTGATCTGGTTTTAACGATTACAGAAAAGTTAAGGTCCCACGGAGTGGTTGGTAAATTCGTTGAGTACTATGGTTGTGGCTTAGCGCACTTATCTGTGGCAGACCGTGCTACGCTTGCCAATATGGCTCCAGAGTATGGCGCTACATGTGGTTTTTTCCCGATTGACAAAAACACAATTGCCTATTTAACGCTGACAAACCGCCCCTCATCACTGATCGAGCGAGTGCGTGCTTACGCTCAAGAGCAAGAGCTATGGTGGGATACAAACAGCTTCTCACCTGAGTATGATGAAGATGTTGTAGTGGATTTATCTGCAATTGTCACTTCAATAGCAGGCCCCAAACGACCTCAAGATAGACTCAACATCAGTGCAATTAAACAAGCGACTCTTGATCAATGTTCTATAGAAGGTGCCTCAAACTCAGACCCGTCAGGCTCATCTAGACACTTAAAGCATGGTGATGTTGTCATTGCAGCCATCACCTCATGCACTAACACATCGAACCCTGCTGTTATGCTGACGGCGGGGCTGGTTGCTATGGCAGCAGTAAAAAAAGGGTTGTCCGTTCCTAGCTACGTCAAGACTTCTCTCGCACCCGGCTCATTAGCTGTCGCTCGATATCTTAATGATACGGGCCTGCAACATTACCTCGACCTATTGGGATTTAACCGAGTTGGATACGGCTGCACAACATGCATTGGTAACTCTGGCCCACTGAAAAAGAATCTTGAAACCGAGATCTTGGAGAGAAGCCTGAACGTATCGGCAGTACTATCAGGTAATCGAAACTTTGAAGGCAGAATACACCCCTCTGTTAACCTAAACTGGCTTGCCTCGCCGCCATTAGTCGTCGCGTTCGCGTTAGCGGGCACGACCTGTATTGACTTAGAAAACGACCCGATTGCTATCAATGATAACAATGAACCTGTCTATTTAAGAGATCTTTGGCCAAGCCAAACCATGCTGAATGAAATGCTGAATCAAGTAGATAAGAGCCACTTTCGATTGAGCTACGACAACATTAGTAAAGGTGATGAAAACTGGGAACAATTGTCGATGAAAGACAGTCCCTGCTACCCATGGGACGAATACTCCACGTACATACAACGCCCTCCGTTTTTGGAAATACCACCGCCGACTTTTCCTGTTGAATCAGCGCGTATACTAGCCATTTTAGGGGATTCAATTACAACCGACCATATTTCACCCGCGGGGCGCATTTCAGAACATAGTCCGGCGGGTCATTATTTGCTTTCAAAAAACATTCGCCCAGAAGAGTTCAATAGTTACGGAGCACGCCGAGGAAATCATCACGTCATGGTTCGTGGGACTTTTTCCAATATACGTTTGGAAAACAAAATCGCCTTCCCGACCAGAGGCGGTGTCACGCGATATTACGGCGATACCAAACTGGATAACTGTAACATGTCGACGACTGAAAATGCTCCTCCAGTCATACCTATTTTCGACGCGAGCAGAAGGTCAATCGAGCTTCACGTCCCGTTGGTAATATTTGCTGGCAAAGACTATGGTTCAGGTTCTAGCCGGGATTGGGCTGCAAAAGGATGTTTGTTATTGAATGTAAAAGCGGTCATCGCGGAATCCTTTGAACGGATTCATCGCAGTAATCTGGTCGGTATGGGCGTATTGCCACTGCAACTAACGAGACAAGGTGAATTCGATGCACTCGTCCTAGAAGGTAATGAGACGGTTTTTATCGCGCCAAATGAATCTCTTAAGCCCTTACTAGAGCTAAACATTATCGTCGTAACCGACCGAGGTTCAGAGCATATCATTCCCGTTATTGCACGCATCGATAATCCAAAGGAGCTAGAATATTTCAACTCGGGAGGCATTCTCAAGTATGTCCTCAAACAGTTAGAAATGAATATGCCGATAGCCTAA
- a CDS encoding cold shock domain-containing protein has product MIKWLNENRGFGFITKYIDGIDTFAHFLSVCSNGFKTVLAGQKVSFEVGPVEEGPKAPNVPLI; this is encoded by the coding sequence ATGATTAAATGGCTTAATGAGAATAGAGGCTTTGGATTTATCACCAAATATATTGATGGAATAGATACTTTTGCTCATTTCCTTTCAGTTTGCTCTAATGGGTTTAAGACTGTATTGGCAGGACAAAAAGTCAGCTTTGAAGTTGGGCCCGTTGAGGAAGGTCCAAAAGCACCAAATGTCCCTCTCATCTAG
- a CDS encoding HD-GYP domain-containing protein, whose translation MSTIKITVDRIQPGLHIRLPLKWNEHPFLFNSFKIKDQEQVDMIRHLGVKYVYLNVSQSDTQPLPANQTASHDESQSDKLDVETKKLWSEKQKRIEKLSSYRRRVIQCEKEFERSLARMRSVMTKIRNRPMDAVDEAKQLIDDIVEKLMSDDNVTLHLMSGKSEFEDIYFHSLNVSVIAMMIGRAKGFDAERLKELSFAALFHDIGKIKVPSAIIRKQTPLTEPEFNYLKLHTKYGVDLASTIGDFPESAKLVIAQHHEMNDGSGYPEGLKGADIDELTQVIAVANAFDNLCHHNVQAEQKIPYTALSFLYKNCKHLYNVENLSILIKFMGVFPPGTVVQLSNNMVGLVISVNASHLLYPNVLVYDPTVPRTQAPIIDLADKDIKIISAIHPSKLPEKVKEYLNPRSRISYFFDSDD comes from the coding sequence GTGTCAACGATTAAAATTACTGTAGATCGTATTCAGCCTGGATTACATATACGTCTGCCATTGAAGTGGAACGAACACCCCTTCCTGTTTAATAGTTTCAAAATTAAAGATCAGGAACAGGTCGACATGATTCGCCACCTCGGCGTGAAGTACGTCTATCTGAATGTGAGTCAGAGTGATACACAGCCTCTTCCTGCCAATCAAACCGCAAGTCACGATGAAAGCCAGTCAGATAAACTGGATGTCGAAACCAAAAAATTATGGAGTGAAAAGCAAAAGCGCATTGAAAAACTCAGTTCATATCGACGCCGTGTGATTCAATGTGAGAAAGAGTTCGAGCGTTCATTGGCAAGAATGCGCTCCGTCATGACGAAGATACGTAATCGGCCGATGGATGCGGTTGATGAAGCAAAACAGCTCATTGACGATATTGTTGAAAAACTTATGAGTGATGACAATGTCACTTTGCATTTGATGAGTGGGAAGAGTGAATTTGAAGACATCTATTTTCATTCACTTAACGTATCTGTGATCGCTATGATGATAGGCCGAGCGAAAGGCTTTGATGCTGAGCGTTTGAAAGAGCTCTCTTTTGCCGCTCTTTTTCACGATATTGGCAAAATTAAAGTGCCCTCAGCGATCATCCGTAAGCAGACACCTCTGACCGAGCCCGAGTTTAACTATCTCAAGTTGCATACTAAATACGGTGTTGATTTGGCGAGTACCATCGGCGACTTCCCTGAAAGTGCCAAGTTAGTGATAGCACAGCATCATGAGATGAACGATGGCTCGGGTTATCCTGAAGGACTAAAAGGTGCAGACATTGATGAACTCACTCAAGTGATTGCCGTTGCCAATGCTTTTGATAACTTGTGCCACCATAACGTGCAGGCGGAGCAAAAGATACCTTATACAGCGCTTTCCTTCTTATATAAGAACTGTAAGCATCTTTATAATGTTGAGAATCTTAGCATTTTGATCAAATTCATGGGGGTATTCCCTCCGGGCACGGTTGTTCAGCTTTCCAATAACATGGTTGGTTTAGTTATTTCGGTGAACGCATCTCATCTCCTTTACCCAAATGTACTGGTCTATGATCCTACTGTGCCTCGAACGCAGGCTCCGATCATCGATCTTGCCGATAAAGACATTAAGATTATCAGTGCTATTCACCCCAGCAAATTACCTGAAAAAGTGAAAGAGTACCTGAATCCTAGATCGCGGATCTCTTACTTCTTTGATAGTGATGACTAG
- a CDS encoding IS3-like element ISVpa4 family transposase (programmed frameshift), which yields MTRKRRNHSPEFKAKVALDAAKGDKTVAELAQKYNLHANQISTWKKELLENAAMIFATENHTGKENSEEVDKLHAKIGQLTMENGFFGQSARSLDRAQRKSSLVKSTPLPIKRQCELLNIARSTAYYQPIGLSAEEIALRRMIDEIHLQYPFMGSRRIRTELAKKGHSVNRKRVVRLMRDMGIGAIYPKPKTTLANKAHKVYPYLLRDIEVTYPNQAWAIDITYIPMAKGFLYLVAIIDWYSRKVLAWRLSNTMDTSFCIEALEEALKHYGPPDIFNSDQGSQFTSTEFTQKLIEHDIRISMDGKGRWVDNVFIERLWRSLKYEEVYLKAYTTPREAELEIGNYMVFYNEERNHQGLNNLTPDEAYFGRQRYAA from the exons ATGACTAGAAAACGTAGAAACCACTCTCCTGAGTTTAAAGCTAAGGTGGCACTCGATGCCGCTAAAGGCGATAAAACCGTCGCTGAGTTAGCTCAGAAATACAACCTGCACGCTAACCAAATCTCGACATGGAAAAAGGAGCTGCTTGAAAACGCAGCCATGATTTTTGCCACCGAAAATCACACAGGAAAAGAGAATTCCGAAGAAGTGGACAAACTTCACGCCAAGATCGGTCAATTGACCATGGAAAATG GATTTTTTGGCCAAAGTGCTCGGTCGTTAGACCGAGCCCAGCGAAAGAGTTCGCTGGTTAAATCCACCCCATTGCCGATAAAGCGCCAGTGTGAGCTGCTCAATATTGCTCGCTCTACCGCTTACTATCAACCCATAGGACTCTCTGCTGAGGAGATTGCGTTGCGCCGTATGATTGACGAAATTCATCTTCAGTATCCGTTTATGGGCAGTCGGCGCATTCGAACTGAGCTGGCTAAGAAGGGTCATAGCGTTAATCGTAAGCGTGTTGTTCGACTCATGCGCGATATGGGGATTGGGGCGATTTACCCCAAGCCCAAAACGACGCTGGCGAACAAAGCACACAAGGTGTATCCCTACCTGTTGCGTGATATCGAAGTCACTTACCCAAACCAAGCTTGGGCGATTGATATCACGTACATCCCAATGGCGAAGGGGTTCCTGTACCTCGTTGCTATTATCGACTGGTATAGCCGCAAAGTGCTGGCTTGGCGACTATCCAACACCATGGACACGAGTTTTTGTATCGAAGCGCTTGAGGAAGCGCTGAAGCATTATGGGCCACCTGATATCTTTAACTCAGATCAAGGCAGCCAGTTTACCAGCACAGAGTTCACACAGAAGTTAATTGAACATGACATACGTATAAGCATGGACGGGAAAGGCCGCTGGGTTGACAATGTTTTCATTGAGCGATTATGGCGAAGCCTGAAATATGAGGAGGTTTACTTAAAGGCTTATACCACGCCCCGTGAAGCCGAGCTTGAAATCGGCAACTACATGGTGTTTTATAATGAAGAGCGTAACCATCAAGGACTCAATAACCTCACTCCTGATGAGGCCTACTTCGGTAGGCAAAGATACGCAGCATGA